In the genome of Cydia splendana chromosome 12, ilCydSple1.2, whole genome shotgun sequence, the window ACCTAAAGGCCTACCTGCGCTAACTGGCGAAACGCAGCGCAGATCATCGTAGATTTCTTACGAGCAGTGTACACCGACAAGGGAAAATTCATCGCGATACCGTGGCCCTGTTACCCCAGCGCATTCGGGAGACTCCGGCGCATACCAGGGGATACCGTGGCATGCCGACGCCTAacgccgcggtatcctctaacATGCTCTTAGATGCCGCGGAGAGAAAATCCgccgtgatgctccgaggttGGTCTCAGAGCATTCAAATtaatgtaattgaaataggaCAAGAtctaaagtaaaataaataaataacatatgGCTACAAAAAAATCTACATTGATAAATTTAATGTGCTCTgtgctgcgctccgccggtttgcgcaggccttaatACTAGGTAAAAAATTATCGAATGACTTCTGCTACTGACCTGCGCGTTGGCACAGTACGAAGCGTCGTTCTCGTTATTGTAATCGTAGGGCCTCTCGTCCACGGGCTCGGGCTCCGGCGCGGGCGCTCGGGTGCGCTCCAGCTCGCGCTTGCGGAGCAGCAGGACGCTGCTGCGTAGGAAGAGCTTGCGGAAGTGGGACTCATCTAGGCCTCTGTGGAAAAAGGATTCTTGttaatacagggtgaaattttattCACCAGCCATAATTTGTGTAGTTAATTTATATGATGATGAGTgaatttatatgtcataatgaacaacttttattatgggaccgaTGCCATATATTATGCCGTAATAGCGAAGAAAAATTTGGCTGTCCTAAGAAATCAGCGGCATCACGTCAACctgaatgtatgaaacagccaaattccTTTTAGCGATTTTGGTATTAGTCCCATAATTGAAGCACAATCTTCAATTATTGCTCCGAGTAGTCGACAGCCGAGTGAGACAAGCTTGCACAAATAATTGAGTGACAAAGACAAGTGCAtctcgtacagtcagcagcaatagttgctaagcgggcgaggtgttcaaaatgatcttgacgcgactatattgttaagagaataagagcgcgtcaaggtaattttgaacacctcgcccgctgagcaacttctgctgttgactgtatgtatgtcctatagctagtgatgtgccgttcccgggaaatttcccatatgAAGGGAAAGTAGGGGAATTTTGAAATTGCGCATAgatatactattttattatcagAAATTCAGTCAACACTTAGCAtcttaaacttttttcaaaaaCATTATAAACTGTATCTCATCCGCCTAAGTAAATTCCCTATactcccgggaaatttcccattcttcccgggaaatttcccaaTCTTCCTGGGAATTTTCCCATAGTTGCTGGGAATGATTCCCCggccaaaatatttatttttttacaataatacgCCATTATTCAACAAAATCTATACAAATAATCACAGTTTAATCAGGGTGaaaataagttaggtactaCTTAATAAGAATAGTGGAGTTCCGTAAGCCTTTTACCAAGAAACTCTTCTACGAGTACGAGTGTTAACCTTTTGGCCGCCGGACCTAGTCCGCAAAGACGCTCACTCACACGCCAGAGCAAATTTTAAGTAAACAACTAATTAAAAGTTTAGGGATTGCAAATAGTGATAtcgatatttacaatttatggtAAAAATCTTCTCAGTTTGGCTTTGTTCTTAACcaacttaaatttattttgaaaatgccaaaaattaacatattttttacacacgacaatggggctattcataaattacgtcatttcaaattagggggggggctggacatcggatgatggtagcatgacgtaggaggaaacgggatcattcgaagcatgatttttggattttagggggggggggggtcaaaaatcgtcaaaaatcgatgacgtaatttatggacagccctaatgttaaaaataaaggtATTTGTCATTAAAAACAACCACTAAACAATATCGATTCCTGATGTAATATCACCGCACTAGGCTGTACGAGAAGTCTTTTATACAAGACAACGGCGCGCATGGACTGCCCGCAGTGCAGACCGACAAGGACTGTTTCCGCGCGGATTAAGTAATAATAGTCTCTAGATCAACGGCGTAAGCGTATTACATCCTGACAATTTTTcgccatttttaaatatataacattCTCATAGTTAGGCGACACTGACTAAGTCCTAGCGTCCGCCTGTACCATTCTTGTGCGAAGCGGTCACTGCAGGGTATCACTCCCCACTACACTATCATCTCAAAATGAATCTTTTGTTCTGCAAATAAACCACAAGGACAGATTTACTTGTCTGACTCTACTATCAACAGCTTAAGAAGCTCCCTGAACTTCAGCTATAGTTATGCCTGTCTCTCTCTCGTTTTACGTATTCTAgttactagttaccaccaattgGAATTTAACAAGTGTTCAAACACTTAAATAAAACCAGATTTgcgatttgatatttattttgaatattcTCATATCGAGTTAACATTCCCATCCCTAGCTGTCTTGTATACCAGACAACGGCGACGAGGAACATGAAAAACGTTAAAATCTGgagcaattattttgatagccttatttaacttattataaaagaATGGATTTATATAGCtgctttaaatgcattttttttaacaaagacCTAAAACATAACAtgagtgtaaaaaaaaatacaattgatattttttccacATTTACCGAGCGGTTGAAATtgtgtcttgtatacaagacagcGGCGCCAGTGTATCGTTCTATAGTTGTCTTGTATACATGCCAACGGCGGTCAAAGGGTTACGGACGTGTTCTTGTGAATGTTTTTGCATTACATTATCAAAATATCCAATAAATAAAACTCTAGCGATATTTTTTTGGAGATTAAAAAACAATTGTATTCAATCGGGAACACCGGGAAATTTCCAAGGAATTTCCCATATGGGAATATTCCTTGTTCCCGGGAAATTCCCACAGCACATCACTACCTGTAGCGAGTGTTTTTCTGCTGTTCATTATTTTAGCCGGCTGCGCAGGCTAGTACTCCCCCGTAGTCTTGGCACGGCAGTCGAAGGCCAGACCGGCGTCGGGAGAGTCGAGTAGGTACGTTTCACTACTAGGGTGGTCAAAACTGATATTCACGGGCTGTGTCACTTTAAAAACTAAAAGAGCTATAATTATTAGATTAGTTAAACTTCACTGACCTGTCAATAGGCATTTTGAAGTTGGCCTCGTTCCACGTGTGCCCCGTAGCGAGTGTTTTTCTACTGATCATGATTTTAGCCGGCTGCGCAGGCTCGTACTCGCCCGTGGGCTCGGCGCGGCAGTCGAAGGCCAGGCCGGCGCCGGGGAAGTCGAGCTGACGTTTCGTACGCGTCGGCTTTTTGGTCTCGAGCGTCCGGCCGGCGGTGGTTTGAGTGCGTTCGGAGACTAAAAAAAGATTTAGGATTAACTTTATTCGTATGCTACTAAGAAATTGTTGGTTTTTCAAGACATGAACTTAATTTCGACGTGCTTACGTTGCGTGTAGGGATTCATTGATCAATGCTAAAACATACCAAAGGTTAAGGAAAAGATGGTTAGTATCTTTCGTTTATACTGACATGTAGGTCGTCCTTGACTGAGAATTAGTGTAGTGTCTCACCTCTGTTGTTCTTGAGCCGCCAGTGTCTGGGGCCGGCCCAGGCGCCGACGACGGCGCCGCAGTAGGAGTACTCCAGCCTGGagtcgggcgccgcgccgggccGCATGTCGGTGAGGGGGGGAGGGTAGTGTCTCACCTCTGTTGTTCTTGAGCCGCCAGTGTCTGGGGCCGGCCCAGGCGCCGACGACGGCGCCGCAGTAGGAGTACTCCAGCCTGGAGTCGGGCGACGCGCCGGGCCGCATGTCGGTGAGGGGGGGAGGGTAGTGTCTCACCTCTGTTGTTCTTGAGCCGCCAGTGTCTGGGGCCGGCCCAGGCGCCGACGACGGCGCCGCAGTAGGAGTACTCCAGCCTGGagtcgggcgccgcgccgggccGCATGTCGGTGAGGGGGGGAGGGTAGTGTCTCACCTCTGTTGTTCTTGAGCCGCCAGTGTCTGGGGCCGGCCCAGGCGCCGACGACGGCGCCGCAGTAGGAGTACTCCAGCCTGGagtcgggcgccgcgccgggccGCATGTCGGTGAGGGGGGGAGGGTAGTGTCTCACCTCTGTTGTTCTTGAGCCGCCAGTGTCTGGGGCCGGCCCAGGCGCCGACGACGGCGCCGCAGTAGGAGTACTCCAGCCTGGagtcgggcgccgcgccgggccGCATGTCGGTGAGGGGGGGAGGGTAGTGTCTCACCTCTGTTGTTCTTGAGCCGCCAGTGTCTGGGGCCGGCCCAGGCGCCGACGACGGCGCCGCAGTAGGAGTACTCCAGCCTGGagtcgggcgccgcgccgggccGCATGTCGGTGAGGGGGGGAGGGTAGTGTCTCACCTCTGTTGTTCTTGAGCCGCCAGTGTCTGGGGCCGGCCCAGGCGCCGACGACGGCGCCGCAGTAGGAGTACTCCAGCCTGGagtcgggcgccgcgccgggccGCATGTCGGTGAGGGGGGGAGGGTAGTGTCTCACCTCTGTTGTTCTTGAGCCGCCAGTGTCTGGAGCCGGCCCAGGCGCCGACGACGGCGCCGCAGTAGGAGTACTCCAGCCTGGagtcgggcgccgcgccgggccGCATGTCGGTGAGGGGGGGAGGGTAGTGTCTCACCTCTGTTGTTCTTGAGCCGCCAGTGTCTGGGGCCGGCCCAGGCGCCGACGACGGCGCCGCAGTAGGAGTACTCCAGCCTGGagtcgggcgccgcgccgggccGCATGTCGGTGAGGGGGGGAGGGTAGTGTCTCACCTCTGTTGTTCTTGAGCCGCCAGTGTCTGGGGCCGGCCCAGGCGCCGACGACGGCGCCGCAGTAGGAGTACTCCAGCCTGGagtcgggcgccgcgccgggccGCATGTCGGTGAGGGGGGGAGGGTAGTGTCTCACCTCTGTTGTTCTTGAGCCGCCAGTGTCTGGGGCCGGCCCAGGCGCCGACGACGGCGCCGCAGTAGGAGTACTCCAGCCTGGagtcgggcgccgcgccgggccGCATGTCGGTGAGGGGGGGAGGGTAGTGTCTCACCTCTGTTGTTCTTGAGCCGCCAGTGTCTGGGGCCGGCCCAGGCGCCGACGACGGCGCCGCAGTAGGAGTACTCCAGCCTGGagtcgggcgccgcgccgggccGCATGTCGGTGAGGGGGGGAGGGTAGTGTCTCACCTCTGTTGTTCTTGAGCCGCCAGTGTCTGGGGCCGGCCCAGGCGCCGACGACGGCGCCGCAGTAGGAGTACTCCAGCCTGGagtcgggcgccgcgccgggccGCATGTCGGTGAGGGGGGGAGGGTAGTGTCTCACCTCTGTTGTTCTTGAGCCGCCAGTGTCTGGGGCCGGCCCAGGCGCCGACGACGGCGCCGCAGTAGGAGTACTCCAGCCTGGagtcgggcgccgcgccgggccGCATGTCGGTGAGGGGGGGAGGGTAGTGTCTCACCTCTGTTGTTCTTGAGCCGCCAGTGTCTGGGGCCGGCCCAGGCGCCGACGACGGCGCCGCAGTAGGAGTACTCCAGCCTGGagtcgggcgccgcgccgggccGCATGTCGGTGAGGGGGGGAGGGTAGTGTCTCACCTCTGTTGTTCTTGAGCCGCCAGTGTCTGGGGCCGGCCCAGGCGCCGACGACGGCGCCGCAGTAGGAGTACTCCAGCCTGGagtcgggcgccgcgccgggccGCATGTCGGTGAGGGGGGGAGGGTAGTGTCTCACCTCTGTTGTTCTTGAGCCGCCAGTGTCTGGGGCCGGCCCAGGCGCCGACGACGGCGCCGCAGTAGGAGTACTCCAGCCTGGagtcgggcgccgcgccgggccGCATGTCGGTGAGGGGGGGAGGGTAGTGTCTCACCTCTGTTGTTCTTGAGCCGCCAGTGTCTGGGGCCGGCCCAGGCGCCGACGACGGCGCCGCAGTAGGAGTACTCCAGCCTGGagtcgggcgccgcgccgggccGCATGTCGGTGAGGGGGGGAGGGTAGTGTCTCACCTCTGTTGTTCTTGAGCCGCCAGTGTCTGGGGCCGGCCCAGGCGCCGACGACGGCGCCGCAGTAGGAGTACTCCAGCCTGGagtcgggcgccgcgccgggccGCATGTCGGTGAGGGGGGGAGGGTAGTGTCTCACCTCTGTTGTTCTTGAGCCGCCAGTGTTTGGGGCCGGCCCAGGCGCCGACGACGGCGCCGCAGTAGGAGTACTCCAGCCTGGagtcgggcgccgcgccgggccGCATGTCGGTGAGGGGGGGAGGGTAGTGTCTCACCTCTGTTGTTCTTGAGCCGCCAGTGTCTGGGGCCGGCCCAGGCGCCGACGACGGCGCCGCAGTAGGAGTACTCCAGCCTGGagtcgggcgccgcgccgggccGCATGTCGGTGAGGGGGGGAGGGTAGTGTCTCACCTCTGTTGTTCTTGAGCCGCCAGTGTCTGGGGCCGGCCCAGGCGCCGACGACGGCGCCGCAGTAGGAGTACTCCAGCCTGGagtcgggcgccgcgccgggccGCATGTCGGTGAGGGGGGGAGGGTAGTGTCTCACCTCTGTTGTTCTTGAGCCGCCAGTGTCTGGGGCCGGCCCAGGCGCCGACGACGGCGCCGCAGTAGGAGTACTCCAGCCTGGagtcgggcgccgcgccgggccGCATGTCGGTGAGGGGGGGAGGGTAGTGTCTCACCTCTGTTGTTCTTGAGCCGCCAGTGTCTGGGGCCGGCCCAGGCGCCGACGACGGCGCCGCAGTAGGAGTACTCCAGCCTGGagtcgggcgccgcgccgggccGCATGTCGGTGAGGGGGGGAGGGTAGTGTCTCACCTCTGTTGTTCTTGAGCCGCCAGTGTCTGGGGCCGGCCCAGGCGCCGACGACGGCGCCGCAGTAGGAGTACTCCAGCCTGGagtcgggcgccgcgccgggccGCATGTCGGTGAGGGGGGGAGGGTAGTGTCTCACCTCTGTTGTTCTTGAGCCGCCAGTGTCTGGGGCCGGCCCAGGCGCCGACGACGGCGCCGCAGTAGGAGTACTCCAGCCTGGagtcgggcgccgcgccgggccGCATGTCGGTGAGGCGCGGGGGAGGGGCGGCGCCGGCACGCGCGTTGCAGGCCGCTGCCATCACCACGTCGTGCTCCGAGTCGGAGTCGATGCCGCCGAGAGGCTCATCGTCTACAACATGTGTTACAATGACACAGGGCGGGGCGGCAGGATGATTTAAATAATGATGGTtttccttttttagggttccaaagggtaaaacgggaccctattactaagactccgctgtccgttcgtccgttcgtctgtcaccaggctgtatctcacgaaccgtgatagctagacagttgaaattttcacagatgatgtatttctattgtcgctataacaacaaaaacaaaaaaagaataaaataaagatttaagtggggctcccatacaacaaacgtgatttttgaccgaagttaagcaacgtcgggcggggtcagtacttggatgggtgaccgttttatttttaccgttttttgcattatggtacggaacccttcgtgctcgAGTCCAGCtcacacttgcccggttttttttttattttttggagcaccccatttttttacaaatgGCTACTACTATTTAGACAATTATAACTGTCCAAGGCCGCAAACTGAACGCAAACGGCTAATCAATGTCACTGAAACATGGCGCTCGACCATATATATAAATGGCCTTGATTGACCGCTCGCCGCGCCGCGTGACGCTTGCATCTAGTCCGCAGCCTAACTGCAGCcctaaccacagaataaataataagtagtaCTAGGTTcagaaggttcactctaacAAAACATGTATATTACGAAAGATAtaagcgcaagcgcgagcaggcgtccgttctgTAGCAGtacgcggcaactactactactagacaccaaaattggtgtgggccgcatgtacttgtagcgaagCGACGAAagcgcggagtgagccacgacTGCCCTAATTCCCTAATAGAGAGTGCTACGTGTGgatgaatataaataaaatgtaatttttgatgTCTGTTTCTTACAAAACAAGCATCTTTAGTTTTAATACACCAAAATAAAGTGAACTTAATAAATCCTAGGACAACTTACCGAACAGGTCATTGTGGGCCTCCTCCTGGGGTACTGGCTCGACTTCAGCATTCACATCGAAGGCGAGCGCCTGTTGCGACAGGTTTAGGCGGTTGTTGTCTTCCACCCAGTTGTTAACGCGCACATCCCTGAGTGAATAATACCATAGTAGATTAGAAGTTTTGCAGAACTCATGATTCTAAAGTGTTACTTGCTAGGCCTATTTGAATAAGTACGCAGTCGAATGCTGATAGTGATCCTGTGGCGCTCCTCTACAAGGCGGAGTCGGCATTCGTTGGTGGTTTTAAACGGTAGTCCTATTACTGGTTGGTCCGTTATCGCTCCTGGTTCCCCCGGACCAGGTGGcatgcgtaaacgcatttccccaacGTTAAAAAAAaggcctacttgaataaagaaTGTTTTGACTTTGAAGAGCTGTTAATATGTATGATAACGCCATATATGGTTATAAACTCACGTGTCCTCAGTCTCTGGATCCCAATTGCTAATAGAGAAGCCAGTGAAAGGCTCGCAGACGTGATCGTCATCAGTGAAGGCCGGCAGCATCTTGGCTGCAAGCGTGATCTGCTCGCCCAGGTCCAGGTCCTCGGGAATGTTCTCCTTGATTGGCTCAAGGAAGCGCTCATCAGTTCTGAAGTAACAAAGGTATGTTAAAATTATTGGTGACCGCGTAGTCTAGTAGGTGTAAAACAGGAGCACTGCAACAGTATCTCGCCTGCGAGATCAGTATACATCCATCTCAAGTCTGGGATTGAACGGTCAAATATTTTACAGATGGTGGATCCGTATCCTATGAATAGTGTTGAattctcttttttttttcttgaagtATATGACCTGGATACTAGGCCTTTTAAACCAACTCTAGAGACAGACAAAACTAGAGACAGGTAACTGGTAAGACCTATGTTGGCGCCATCTATAAGAAGAtaaaaacctttgacagttacCAATCCCTTTAAGAAGAGACGGTGGAACCGCGCGCTGTGCTTATTTggctacaaaaataaatatacgaaaataacataaaataagaagAAAAGAAAAAGTTATAAGTTTTACCTTAAAATAAGACCTAACGTCTTATCATGTATGGGTAGAGTTGCGTTGAAGGCTCTATTAGAAGATGTTATATCACCGGCCGTTGCTGCTAATCTTTCGAAAAAAGGATctgaaataaaaattcattgatAAACACAGGAAATCTCAAGAAGTATTCTTTGATGGTCTTAAAAGCTTTTAAGTTTTACTTCCCATTTCCTAAGTGGTGTTTTACTTATCATATCAGAGTTAAATCAAACCCTTAAGAGACCACTTTTTAGAGACTTAccccctttattcataaacgcgctacaaacctcaattagctaataatcgtttgtccttatctgtccttttcacttatgtatttgttgttgttgttgtcctACGGCACCCCAGAGGTGCAAAGGGCCTTCACAAGCTCGCGCCACTCCTTCCTATCTTCAGCGACCCTTCTGGCCTCGCTCCAACTCAACCCGACCGCTCGTAGTTCATTTGTGACGGACCGCTGCCAAGAGTGTACAGGGCGCCCGAGGCCACGGCTTCCGTCCGGCGGTTTCCAACCGAAAGCGATGGTTGCGTTATTAGTTTCCCCTCTTCGAACAGTATGTCCTATCCAACTCCATTTCCGTGTCGCGATTTCTTCGCCAATGGGTGTTTGGGCGCCAATATACGCCATAGGTCTTCGTTACGAATAATTTTTGTCCAGAAAACGCGAATGATCGACCTGAGGGACTTGTTGACGAAGACTTGAAGTTTATTCGTTAGGCCCTTAGTCACTCTCCACGTTTCGCAGCCAAAAAGCAACACAGATTTTACAATTGATTCGAAGAGGGAAAGTTTAACACGTCGCGTGAGCACATTCGACTCCCAAACAGCCTTTAACTGAGCGAACGCAGCTTTCGCCTTCTTTATCCTGTTGTCGATGTCTTCATCCGCTCCACCTTTGCAGGATAAGACGCTCCCTAGGTACACAAACTTGGACACCGAGTCTAGGCTCTCGCCCCCCAGTGATAGCTGATCCGTAGTCCTTGATTTAACTCGCATGCTAACTGTCTTGCGTCTGTTGATTCGCAGGCCCATTCTATCAGCCTCTTCTTTAAGTCTTTCAAGTTTGGCTTCTAGATAGGCAAGAGTAGGCGAAATCAacacttatgtatttgtaagaaaggattaaacataatttaactaaatcaggcccgtaaagttttataatTAAGGGGGTAAGACCTCAATTGTCTTCCAtggtttacaatttttttataaaaacaataactctaataaatctaataatacgattTAACTCgcgtatttttagtcactcaCTCTAGTTTTCAGTCACTAGTTTTCATATTCCAGGCCACAACACGCGAGTACGCGGTGCGTGGGTATCGTGAACGCTACTCATGCACTGTTAGTATTTGAAAATGTAGACCTAGAGGCTCTCTATAAATACGTGAGTTAAGCCGTATTAGCTTAGTGTTTGTATATAAGATCCACGAGTTTAAATTCAATTAAAACAATAACTAGTCTTTGAACCAAACAAACCTATGCAGTCATTAGCTTCAAAGTCTCCGTTAAACACCTCCGGGTTAGGCGCAATGGCTCCCTTGGCCcgcttcttcttctttctaGTGGGTGCTGCATTGTCACCGTCCACCGCACCCTCGTCTTGCGTGCAGCCGTCATCGTCTTTCTTGCCACGTTTGGACTGTCAAAAGATAGGTTTTTATTAAGTTCTTTTAAGGAAATCAGTCTTTAAATGTGTTGACAAACAGCCAATAAGATGTCAGGCTATGTGTATGGCTTCTTATGTCCTTTCCATAAGTAAAAAAGTAAGAATAGTGCAAAGTATAAAAAAGCCCTTTATTCATTGTAAAATGTTTACATAAaaacttgaaaataaagttataacttataatacGTGTTTTAATAATGAATCCCTAGTGGGTATAGGCCTATAGTGCAAAGTATatgtaataagtttttggcaaaaatttcatttttggtacaagcttttatcgccaactgtacttttttttccaaaggcaactaatactcatcgagacaattctaagaaccccaaacacaattaggtttcgttgttttatcacagagttcctatggccacctc includes:
- the LOC134795726 gene encoding condensin complex subunit 2, whose translation is MMVESPITSTPDLLRLRKSLSGSSGTSSLKRRSLIPQTRAANPRDEERNDDDAERSSLVASERAIATSTPHSPRRPRDTMSSSPQKEHFQGCLKLYAENKINKDNAWNLQLIDFMTSMLRKHDSRMDNLQTASTVVDASARIYSFRVDAVHYDVLKMAGGLSKAAQSKRGKKDDDGCTQDEGAVDGDNAAPTRKKKKRAKGAIAPNPEVFNGDFEANDCIDPFFERLAATAGDITSSNRAFNATLPIHDKTLGLILRTDERFLEPIKENIPEDLDLGEQITLAAKMLPAFTDDDHVCEPFTGFSISNWDPETEDTDVRVNNWVEDNNRLNLSQQALAFDVNAEVEPVPQEEAHNDLFDDEPLGGIDSDSEHDVVMAAACNARAGAAPPPRLTDMRPGAAPDSRLEYSYCGAVVGAWAGPRHWRLKNNRVSERTQTTAGRTLETKKPTRTKRQLDFPGAGLAFDCRAEPTGEYEPAQPAKIMISRKTLATGHTWNEANFKMPIDRGLDESHFRKLFLRSSVLLLRKRELERTRAPAPEPEPVDERPYDYNNENDASYCANAQDGDEWGNEDGTAAGELHEQAKATEPEEIGDMLEPPTKVAKIFIPYAMRAKKVDMKQLKNCTWKMLTENSPGDQEDVTETTFATIYKNLPNKLSTNMRESLSVPLALLSVLHLANEKGLILKKREDLKDFDIVGLIKN